From a single Fusarium fujikuroi IMI 58289 draft genome, chromosome FFUJ_chr03 genomic region:
- a CDS encoding probable mRNA cleavage factor I subunit: MSTITPDALQSGQPPAIPLSFNGNQPEKVTLYPLSNYTFGVKETQPEEDPSVIARLKRLEEHYAEHGMRRTCEGILVCHEHNHPHILMLQIANAFFKLPGDYLRPEDDEIQGFKSRLDERLAPVGRLGEGEEAGDWQVGDCLAQWWRPNFETFMYPFIPAHVTRPKECKKLYFIQLPKQKVLSVPKNMKLLAVPLFELYDNTARYGPQLSAIPHLLSRYNFEFVDENGNVVAATPGSAAPEGYVPYTKVLAGDDTDMKEENGTS, from the exons ATGTCAACAATAACCCCCGATGCGCTTCAGTCAGGACAGCCGCCCGCCATTCCCCTGTCCTTCAATGGTAACCAGCCTGAAAAGGTGACGCTCTACCCACTGTCGAACTACACGTTTGGGGTCAAGGAAACCCAGCCTGAAGAGGACCCATCAGTCATCGCTCGTCTCAAGAGACTCGAGGAACACTACGCGGAACATGGGATGCGCCGCACTTGCGAAGGCATTCTCGTCTGCCACGAGCACAACCACCCACATATTCTGATGCTGCAAATCGCCAATGCCTTTTTCAAGCTCCCCGGAGACTACCTACGCCccgaagacgatgagattCAAGGCTTCAAGTCGCGGCTGGACGAGAGGCTGGCGCCCGTCGGCCGCTTGGGAGAGGGTGAAGAAGCTGGTGACTGGCAAGTGGGCGACTGTCTTGCTCAGTGGTGGAGGCCTAACTTCGAAACATTCATGTATCCTTTTATCCCGGCGCATGTGACGAGGCCAAAGGAGTGCAAAAAGCTCTACTTTATTCAATTGCCCAAACAAA AGGTTCTAAGCGTTCCCAAGAACATGAAGCTTCTGGCCGTTCCTCTATTCGAGCTCTACGACAACACTGCGCGATACGGTCCACAGCTTTCTGCAATTCCGCATCTTCTCAGTCGATACAACTTTGAGTTCGTGGACGAGAATGGCAATGTCGTCGCTGCCACACCAGGGTCTGCCGCGCCAGAGGGCTATGTTCCATACACAAAAGTATTGGCAGGCGATGATACGGacatgaaggaggagaatgGAACAAGCTGA
- a CDS encoding ubiquitin hydrolase-like protein codes for MEVKINASKPMEDSTHSEELFCELFSDPLLIKDLSRYLDLSTMEGNRKTRVNGTWNGRPTLPPELPGQLAFKTSSSKKRKLLRSDLPLDSVDSSSPSPDSVLPSCEVDDDPAFSFSASVASNSNSFRRADSQPASSLPPRLQHQTSSFVSADYASSAASSPCASAYADLSIESDRGGDETGPAPTLALARSQSPLRLSHRAIMSGDADLPQRSSSPLKRRASSMDPENDADRTRDVDMGTSQANESIAGASQLVPESLPRDMSVEAPEPTAGSPAEAFPAQRKARHVSDLQASQSVTNSSLLAIPSLQEQIKIIETLLKAYQEAQVKEGDKAYLVSNTWVQKALSLRGGPKDSEEGDSTSDLLGPVDNSDIIEEVVTEPTGNEYIRLKQGTNENEFTLFPEDAWKMVVDWYGIKNGQEAIIRAAINTAELGEEPVIQFEFHPPVFTVHRLWSEISPLPIEQSLKARSPPPYKFVRSRKYHAQTFVREIKTATGVPLDRKIRLFMVPQVQQVSGPSEPSRALTPPDSPGRTDNRAGSTDTWSKLLLDNVSFSQVRDQRIKCKLEDRTTDPNFNGSSNLTMFDLVTDQTLVIDEAIDSFWVSNYTGKTPPNGLAIPTRSGLASSDASGRSSPAPGGPLTRGRTGKKSGRSIGVVGLQNLGNTCYMNSALQCVRSVEELTKYFLTNEYLDEVNKTNLLGYNGKVAITYGNLLKEIYTEGRGSVTPRDFKNTIGRCRSTFSGYGQQDSQEFLGFLLDALQEDLSRVKKKPYIEKPDSTDDMINNPEAIKEMADKVWDITRLRDDSVIADLFTGLYKSTLKCPECGKISITFDPFNNLTLPIPVEDVWTAKIKFLPLNDVPVMFEVELPKHSAIEQLKQFLSARTGVPVEQLIGGEEYKDRFFKIYDNNLDVSEEIAKNDLATFHELDAVPTNWPHKANKPRSMLDIDTPLEAPWDDPRYERIVVPVFHRIPSNYGRARDGVAPPSFICFTKEEASDIDLIRCKVLEKISNFSTWSKLRNGPEENSDIADGEVVASDADSSGDSKVVANSVEGEDDIVDVHMKDTSEALPHQPQILKRFNKSRPRFIDPDSFLEPELQNLFDLCYFTDKAYSGDVPTGWSNVDHHQLLPKLSDRIPQLSPDDDDTASRDDESSTPSNEDVSSNDESIKAETTQTRMVEESSEEEVPEAPRVGLSISLSNSPSAYTKQKFNGRPSKVKGRKFKGQKFNKKANKRRERMQNKKHKAASVKPQPQPPAVADGGPLIRLGEGIVVDWHEEAWEKVFGGAAKIPADEQGAPTFIDLETLTDPALKIAQRRRHHRRTRGISLEECLDEFERAEVLSEQDMWYCPRCKEHRRASKKFDLWKSPDILVAHLKRFSNSGWRRDKLDVMVDFPIEGLDLTSRVIQKEDGKDEIYDLIAVDDHYGGLGGGHYTAYAKNFVDGRWYNYNGELLHLSWPLTDGFKTLTSHTDSSASPVSDPSTCITSAAYLLFYRRRSSTPLGGSRFGVISEKYENSEENSEGEGEVGEGQRLGEGSSLNGLSSAGIGAAATRHLGDRGSDRITVTSLAGPDDEDEDLPPYDGANRMGSIHSTVEDEGVEINGSYQRLDNKSLNLVQGWNFEGLGDSGAEDSTGADIGSDDVQLDSSADERGLSQFDDHDTIMTGQDPAEGESEPAAPQTTILTDTQKCTWDRKDVIDVQTAVGSERDSNEVAEIHLENEKGIKAE; via the exons ATGGAAGTTAAAATAAATGCAAGCAAACCTATGGAAGATTCTACCCACTCAGAGGAGTTATTTTGCGAGTTATTTAGTGATCCACTACTTATTAA GGACCTCTCTAG GTACCTGGACCTAAGTACTATGGAAGGTAATCGTAAAACTCGAGTCAATGGAACCTGGAATGGCCGCCCCACACT ACCCCCCGAGCTGCCCGGGCAGCTCGCCTTCAAGACGTCGtcctcaaagaagagaaagctcTTGCGAAGCGATCTACCTCTAGACTCGGTTGATTCATCGTCGCCCTCTCCCGACTCAGTCCTACCCTCTTGCGAAGTCGACGACGATCCcgctttctccttctccgccTCCGTGGCCTCCAACTCGAACTCGTTCCGGAGGGCCGACTCACAACCCGCCTCGAGCCTCCCCCCTCGCCTCCAGCATCAGACAAGTTCTTTCGTTTCGGCCGATTACGCTTCATCCGCTGCCTCGAGCCCCTGTGCATCTGCCTACGCCGATCTTTCCATTGAGAGTGATCGTGGCGGCGACGAGACTGGCCCGGCCCcgactttggctttggccagAAGCCAGTCTCCCTTACGTCTCTCCCACCGAGCTATCATGAGTGGCGATGCCGACCTGCCCCAACGCTCGTCATCGCCTTTGAAACGACGTGCTTCCAGTATGGATCCCGAAAACGATGCGGATAGGACCCGCGATGTCGACATGGGTACATCACAAGCCAACGAGTCTATCGCGGGGGCCTCACAGCTGGTCCCTGAATCGCTGCCTCGTGATATGAGTGTTGAAGCGCCTGAGCCCACGGCAGGCTCGCCCGCTGAGGCTTTCCCTGCGCAGCGTAAGGCTCGCCATGTTTCCGATTTGCAAGCATCGCAATCCGTCACTAATTCTAGTCTCCTAGCAATTCCTTCGCTGCAAGaacagatcaagatcatAGAGACTCTCTTGAAAGCCTATCAAGAGGCGCAAGTGAAGGAAGGGGACAAGGCCTATCTCGTCTCCAACACCTGGGTCCAAAAAGCACTCTCATTACGCGGCGGCCCTAAGGACAGCGAAGAGGGGGATTCCACCTCGGACCTTCTCGGCCCTGTTGACAACTCGGATATCATTGAAGAAGTCGTTACAGAACCTACTGGCAACGAATACATTCGTCTGAAGCAAGGAACTAACGAGAATGAATTCACACTCTTTCCAGAGGATGCTTGGAAGATGGTTGTTGACTGGTATGGTATCAAAAACGGTCAAGAAGCCATTATTCGTGCTGCCATCAACACTGCGGAACTCGGCGAAGAGCCTGTCATTCAGTTCGAGTTCCACCCTCCAGTTTTTACTGTTCACCGTTTATGGTCCGAAATTAGCCCACTTCCCATCGAGCAGTCCCTCAAGGCCAGAAGCCCCCCTCCTTACAAGTTCGTCAGAAGTCGCAAATACCATGCACAGACATTTGTCAGGGAGATTAAGACAGCCACCGGCGTGCCGCTAGACCGCAAAATTCGTTTGTTTATGGTACCTCAAGTCCAGCAGGTTTCTGGTCCCTCTGAGCCCTCACGAGCCCTCACGCCTCCGGACTCCCCAGGTCGAACAGACAACAGGGCTGGCTCTACAGACACATGGTCGAAACTTCTCCTCGACAATGTTTCCTTTTCTCAAGTCCGTGACCAAAGGATCAAATGTAAGCTGGAAGACAGGACCACTGACCCCAATTTCAACGGCAGTTCAAACTTGACCATGTTCGATCTCGTGACAGATCAAACTCTGGTCATCGATGAGGCCATCGACTCATTCTGGGTTAGCAACTACACTGGGAAAACTCCTCCGAATGGATTGGCGATCCCCACCAGAAGTGGTCTGGCCTCTTCTGATGCGAGCGGTCGAAGCAGTCCTGCTCCCGGTGGCCCATTAACACGCGGCCGAACGGGAAAGAAGTCGGGTCGGAGCATCGGCGTTGTTGGTTTGCAGAACCTAGGAAATACATGTTATATGAACTCTGCACTTCAATGTGTACGAAGCGTTGAGGAGTTGACCAAGTATTTCTTGACCAATGAATATCTTGATGAGGTCAATAAGACTAACCTCTTGGGATACAACGGGAAAGTTGCAATAACCTATGGAAACCTTCTGAAGGAAATATATACGGAGGGCAGGGGCTCCGTGACTCCTCGAGACTTCAAGAACACGATCGGCCGTTGCCGGTCGACTTTTTCTGGATATGGGCAGCAGGACTCCCAAGAATTCCTTGGATTTCTCTTGGATGCTCTTCAGGAAGACCTGAGCcgagtgaagaagaaaccTTATATCGAGAAGCCTGACTCCACCGACGACATGATCAACAATCCGGAAGCTATCAAGGAGATGGCAGACAAGGTCTGGGACATAACGCGCCTCCGGGACGACTCAGTCATTGCCGACCTCTTCACAGGTTTGTATAAATCAACACTCAAATGTCCTGAGTGTGGCAAGATCAGCATCACGTTTGATCCTTTCAACAATCTGACCCTCCCTATTCCTGTCGAGGACGTTTGGACGGCTAAAATCAAATTCTTGCCCCTCAACGATGTGCCGGTCATGTTTGAGGTCGAACTGCCCAAGCACAGCGCTATTGAACAGCTCAAACAGTTCCTCTCCGCCCGGACAGGTGTACCTGTGGAGCAATTGATAGGAGGAGAAGAGTACAAGGatcgcttcttcaagatTTACGACAACAACCTAGATGTTAGCGAAGAAATCGCCAAAAATGATCTTGCAACCTTCCACGAGTTGGATGCTGTCCCAACCAACTGGCCACATAAAGCAAACAAGCCACGCTCCATGCTGGATATCGACACTCCTCTCGAAGCTCCCTGGGATGACCCACGGTATGAAAGGATAGTGGTACCCGTATTTCACCGCATCCCATCAAACTATGGTCGTGCTCGGGATGGTGTGGCTCCCCCAAGCTTCATCTGCTTcaccaaggaagaagctTCCGATATTGACCTCATTCGATGCAAGGTCCTGGAGAAGATCTCGAACTTCTCGACTTGGTCCAAGCTTAGGAACGGTCCGGAGGAGAACTCTGATATCGCTGACGGAGAGGTGGTTGCTTCGGATGCTGACTCGTCTGGTGACAGTAAGGTTGTCGCCAACTCGGTTGAAGGTGAGGATGACATTGTAGATGTGCATATGAAGGACACCAGCGAGGCTCTTCCCCATCAGCCACAGATTCTGAAGCGATTCAACAAGAGCAGACCCAGGTTTATCGACCCAGACAGCTTCCTTGAACCTGAACTGCAAAACCTTTTCGACCTTTGCTACTTCACAGACAAAGCCTACTCTGGCGATGTGCCAACGGGCTGGTCTAATGTCGATCACCATCAATTACTCCCTAAGTTGTCGGATCGCATCCCTCAACTGTCAcctgacgatgacgataccGCCAGTCGTGACGACGAAAGCAGCACGCCTTCTAATGAAGACGTAAGCAGCAATGACGAGAGTATCAAGGCGGAGACGACACAGACTAGAATGGTGGAAGAGTCcagtgaggaagaagttccAGAAGCTCCACGAGTAGGTCTTTCTATTAGCCTGTCTAACAGCCCCAGCGCTTATACAAAACAGAAATTCAATGGGCGTCCCTCAAAGGTCAAAGGACGCAAGTTCAAGGGCCAGAAATTCAATAAGAAAGCCAACAAGCGCCGCGAACGTatgcagaacaagaagcacaaggcaGCTTCTGTCAAGccccagcctcaacctcctgctgttgctgatggCGGACCTCTGATTCGTCTGGGAGAAGGCATTGTGGTAGACTGGCACGAGGAAGCTTGGGAAAAAGTGTTTGGTGGCGCTGCAAAGATCCCCGCTGATGAACAAGGAGCTCCAACATTTATTGATCTGGAAACGCTCACGGACCCTGCCCTCAAGATTGCTCAGAGAAGAAGACACCATCGCCGTACACGAGGCATCAGTCTCGAAGAATGCCtggatgagtttgagagaGCTGAAGTCCTCTCCGAACAAGATATGTGGTATTGTCCCCGCTGCAAAGAGCATCGGCGAGCCAGCAAGAAGTTCGACCTGTGGAAATCGCCAGATATTCTTGTCGCGCATCTGAAGCGCTTTAGCAACTCTGGATGGCGCCGCGACAAGTTGGACGTCATGGTTGACTTCCCTATCGAGGGTCTCGACCTTACTTCCAGAGTCATTCAAAAAGAGGATGGCAAGGATGAGATTTATGACTTGATCGCTGTTGATGATCATTACGGAGGTCTCGGCGGAGGTCATTACACCGCCTATGCCAAGAACTTCGTCGACGGGCGATGGTATAACTACAATGGTGAGTTGCTACATCTCTCTTGGCCACTTACCGATGGATTCAAGACGCTGACAAGCCATACAGATTCGTCTGCAAGCCCCGTGTCTGACCCTTCGACATGTATCACATCAGCTGCATACCTATTGTTTTACCGTCGCCGCTCGAGTACCCCTTTAGGCGGATCACGGTTCGGAGTCATCTCTGAGAAATACGAGAACAGCGAAGAAAActctgaaggagaaggtgaGGTGGGGGAAGGTCAGCGTCTCGGCGAGGGTTCCTCCCTGAATGGGTTGTCGAGCGCTGGGATCGGAGCCGCAGCAACTCGCCATCTCGGCGATCGTGGTTCGGATAGAATCACCGTCACCTCTTTAGCTGGAccggacgacgaagacgaagatctTCCGCCCTACGATGGAGCTAACCGGATGGGGAGCATCCACAGTACCgtcgaggatgagggtgTAGAAATCAATGGAAGCTACCAGCGCCTGGACAACAAGTCCCTCAATCTCGTCCAGGGTTGGAACTTCGAGGGCCTGGGCGATAGCGGTGCCGAAGACTCTACAGGTGCCGACATTGGCTCTGATGATGTCCAGCTAGACTCTTCAGCTGATGAGCGTGGCCTCAGCCAATTTGATGATCACGACACAATCATGACAGGACAGGACCCCGCTGAGGGCGAATCCGAGCCTGCCGCTCCTCAAACGACGATTCTTACAGACACCCAGAAGTGTACATGGGACCGTAAGGATGTGATCGATGTGCAAACCGCGGTAGGGAGCGAAAGGGATTCGAACGAGGTGGCCGAGATCCATCTTGAAAATGAGAAGGGAATCAAGGCCGAGTAG
- a CDS encoding related to cytochrome-c oxidase assembly protein, which produces MGGLNLEVFKFGTYVMFPIGIMFYFGTNLDNRFAVPGFWPKPEECNKIPKDRDEIKAEYDRIVARQKLRQAKKLEEERKRAAQQPENDQSDS; this is translated from the exons ATGGGTGGCCTTAACCTAGAGGTATTCAAG TTCGGCACGTATGTCATGTTCCCCATCGGAATCATGTTCTACTTTGGCACCAACCTCGATAACCGCTTTGCCGTACCTGGCTTTTGGCCCAAGCCCGAAGAGTGCAACAAGATCCCCAAGGACCGAGACGAGATCAAAGCCGAGTATGACCGCATCGTGGCGCGACAAAAGCTCCGACAGGCcaaaaagcttgaagagGAACGCAAAAGAGCAGCACAGCAGCCCGAGAATGACCAGTCCGATTCGTGA
- a CDS encoding related to M.leprae yfcA protein, protein MATRKCLSPLIKAPKSIASSICHQCQRSFVTTPAQLAGHNKWSKTKHIKAVTDKKKMTERSNFTKTIAMYSRMYGDDVKFNPQLATAINAATKASIPKNLIEGAIARGQGRSATGAQLESMSLEVLMPPDIAMVIDAETDNKTRTLHDLRLVVKKAGGVVGSTTFYFTRRGRAIFKAKECGPSLSDVLDEAIELEGLEDVEELPEGDFLAWTQPNTLTAITEALSKKFELEILDADIVWAPNEDTTVSIDTTDQADALDMLFNGLREYPEVRAIYANVRQGAVGDEEWDKVERNLDV, encoded by the exons ATGGCGACACGAAAGTGCCTGAGTCCGCTGATAAAGGCACCAAAGTCAATCGCCAGCTCAATCTGTCATCAGTGTCAACGATCTTTCGTGACGACACCAGCTCAATTGGCTGGTCACAACAAGTGGTCCAAGACAAAACACATCAAAGCTGTAACcgataagaagaagatgactgaGAGATCTAATTTCACTAAGACGATTGCTATGTATTCAAGAA TGTATGGAGATGATGTCAAATTCAACCCTCAGCTGGCCACTGCAATAAACGCTGCGACAAAAG CGAGTATACCAAAGAACTTGATCGAGGGTGCAATTGCACGAGGTCAAGGTCGTTCAGCCACGGGCGCGCAGCTCGAGTCTATGTCTCTGGAGGTTCTCATGCCCCCTGATATCGCGATGGTCATCGATGCTGAGACAGACAACAAGACTCGGACTCTTCATGACCTACGCCTCGTGGTGAAGAAGGCCGGCGGAGTGGTTGGGTCAACAACCTTCTACTTTACAAGACGTGGTAGAGCCATTTTCAAAGCCAAGGAGTGCGGGCCGTCACTCTCAGATGTTCTGGACGAGGCGATTGAGCTCGAGGGATTGGAAGATGTCGAGGAACTGCCAGAGGGTGACTTCTTGGCTTGGACCCAGCCAAACACGTTGACAGCCATCACAGAGGCCCTGTCCAAGAAgtttgagcttgagattcTCGACGCAGACATTGTCTGGGCACCGAATGAGGACACGACAGTCAGCATTGACACCACAGATCAAGCCGATGCTCTCGACATGCTCTTCAACGGACTCAGGGAGTATCCCGAGGTCAGAGCCATTTATGCCAATGTACGTCAGGGAGCTGTAGGAGATGAAGAGTGGGACAAGGTTGAAAGAAACCTGGATGTATAA
- a CDS encoding related to insulysin precursor (metalloendopeptidase) yields MPHSQHEEDASAAMGGAPIPVTLVTDSLEKPSLDDRDYRVIRLGNELEALLVHDPETDKASAALDVNVGNFSDESDIPGMAHAVEHLLFMGTKKFPIENEYGQYLSANSGSSNAYTGPTSTNYFFDISAKPDNDQDPSDTNPSPLREALDRFAQFFIEPLFLPETLDRELKAVDSENKKNLQNDTWRLHQLEKSLSNPNHPFCHFSTGNFEVLKTLPEARGINVRDKFIEFHARHYSANRMKLVVLGREPLDVLQKWVAELFSPVVNKKLPPNRWPGELPFRETDLGMQCFAKPVMDSRELNLYFPFIDEEFMFATQPSRYISHLIGHEGPGSIMSYIKSKGWANGLSAGAYPVCPGTPGIFDVQVRLTEEGLKNYPEIVKIFFQYITLLRESPPQEWIFQEQKGMADVDFKFKQKTPASRFTSRISSVMQKPLPREWLLSGHSRLREFAPDEIEKALATIRPDNFRMVIVSRNYPGNWDQKEKWYGTEYRHEKIPEDLMEDCKKAFAVSPKDRLPALHLPHKNQFIPNKLEVEKKEVAGPALNPRVLRNDSIARTWWKKDDTFWVPRANVIVSLKTPLIYASAENNVKARLFSDLVRDALEEYSYDAELAGLQYNVSLDSRGLFLDVSGYNDKLPVLLEQVVTTMRDLDIKEDRFEIVRERLIRGYSNWQLQSSYHQVGDYTNWLNAPERDFIVEELAAELPSVTLEGVRLFQKQMLGQVFIEVYVHGNMYKEDALKATDMVESILKPRVLPKAQWPILRSLILTKGSNYVFRKTLKDPANVNHCVETWFYVGSREDRDIRTKTLLLDQMLHEPAFDQLRTKEQLGYIVFSGPRAFSTTYGFRFLIQSEMTPEFLDSRIEAFLMRYVDTLEKMSETEFEGHKRSLIVRRLEKLRNLDQESTRHWNQITNEYYDFELAHRDAAQIKLLTKPEVIEFFNQRLNPASSHRARLSIHLQAQAKAEGVDKRQEEAQKKADEEPSPGDAVKTAEEITDVRLYKAGLTASSGARPVKDINEYEDTDAKL; encoded by the exons ATGCCTCACTCTCAGCATGAAGAGGATGCCTCCGCAGCGATGGGTGGTGCTCCCATACCGGTGACGCTTGTTACCGACTCTCTCGAGAAGCCTTCCCTCGACGATCGCGACTATCGAGTCATTCGTCTTGGCAATGAGCTCGAGGCTCTCCTGGTGCATGACCCCGAGACCGATAAGGCCAGCGCTGCTCTGGATGTCAATGTGGGAAACTTCAGCGACGAGTCTGATATCCCCGGGATGGCCCATGCGGTTGAACAT CTTCTTTTCATGGGCACCAAGAAATTCCCAATTGAGAACGAATACGGCCAATACCTCTCCGCCAATTCGGGAAGCTCAAATGCTTACACTGGGCCAACATCGACGAACTATTTTTTCGATATTTCTGCCAAGCCGGACAATGACCAGGATCCTTCAGATACCAACCCTTCTCCTCTGCGCGAGGCCCTGGATCGATTCGCTCAGTTCTTTATCGAACCGCTCTTTCTACCTGAGACCCTGGACCGAGAGCTGAAAGCTGTTGATTCagagaataaaaagaacCTTCAGAATGACACATGGAGGCTTCATCAGCTGGAGAAGTCTCTATCCAACCCCAACCACCCGTTCTGTCATTTCTCAACCGGCAATTTTGAGGTTCTTAAGACACTTCCTGAGGCACGTGGAATTAATGTGAGGGACAAGTTTATCGAGTTCCACGCCAGACATTATTCAGCAAACCGCATGAAGCTGGTTGTTCTGGGTAGAGAACCGCTTGACGTGCTTCAGAAATGGGTTGCCGAGTTGTTCTCTCCTGTCGTCAACAAAAAGCTTCCACCAAACAGGTGGCCGGGCGAACTTCCTTTCAGGGAAACCGATCTCGGTATGCAGTGTTTCGCGAAGCCCGTCATGGACTCGAGAGAGCTTAACCTGTATTTTCCCTTCATCGATGAGGAATTTATGTTTGCTACTCAACCTAGCCGATATATCAGTCATCTCATCGGGCATGAAGGCCCTGGAAGTATCATGTCCTATATCAAGTCAAAGGGTTGGGCAAATGGCCTTAGTGCCGGCGCCTACCCTGTTTGCCCTGGTACTCCTGGTATCTTCGATGTACAGGTTCGCTTGACGGAAGAAGGTCTTAAGAACTATCCTGAAATCGTCAAGATATTTTTCCAGTACATCACTCTCCTGCGCGAGAGTCCACCGCAGGAGTGGATATTTCAAGAGCAGAAGGGAATGGCTGATGTCGATTTCAAGTTCAAGCAGAAGACGCCCGCCAGTCGCTTCACCAGCCGAATTAGCTCGGTCATGCAaaagcctcttcctcgggaATGGTTACTCAGTGGACACAGCCGTCTCCGAGAATTTGCTCCTGATGAGATCGAAAAAGCCCTTGCCACGATTCGCCCGGATAACTTCCGCATGGTCATTGTATCGCGCAATTATCCTGGCAACTGGGACCAGAAGGAAAAGTGGTACGGAACTGAATATCGACACGAGAAGATACCCGAAGATCTTATGGAGGACTGCAAGAAAGCCTTTGCAGTCTCTCCCAAAGATCGACTGCCTGCCCTTCACCTGCCTCACAAAAACCAGTTTATCCCCAACAAGctcgaggtcgagaagaaggaggtggCCGGGCCGGCACTGAACCCCCGGGTTCTTCGCAATGATAGCATTGCCAGGACATGGTGGAAGAAGGACGATACCTTCTGGGTTCCTCGCGCCAATGTTATTGTCAGCTTGAAGACACCCCTCATATACGCTTCGGCAGAAAACAACGTCAAAGCTCGACTGTTCTCAGACCTCGTCCGTGATGCACTCGAGGAGTACTCGTACGACGCGGAGCTGGCTGGCTTGCAGTACAACGTCAGTCTCGATTCGCGCGGTCTGTTCTTGGACGTTAGCGGCTATAATGATAAGCTTCCCGTGCTCTTGGAACAGGTCGTTACCACAATGCGAGACCTGGATATCAAGGAAGATCGTTTTGAGATTGTCAGGGAGCGCTTGATCCGAGGATACAGCAACTGGCAGCTGCAATCATCCTATCACCAGGTTGGCGATTACACTAATTGGCTCAATGCCCCCGAACGGGACTTTATAGTGGAGGAGCTCGCAGCAGAGCTTCCAAGTGTCACATTGGAAGGTGTCAGGCTATTCCAGAAGCAGATGCTTGGCCAGGTCTTCATCGAAGTGTACGTACATGGTAACATGTACAAAGAGGATGCTCTCAAAGCAACCGATATGGTTGAGTCTATCCTGAAACCACGGGTTTTGCCCAAGGCCCAGTGGCCCATTCTGCGGTCACTCATTCTGACAAAAGGTTCCAACTACGTTTTCAGAAAGACTCTCAAGGACCCTGCCAACGTTAACCACTGTGTTGAGACTTGGTTTTATGTCGGTAGCAGAGAAGATCGCGACATTCGGACCAAGACTCTCCTTTTAGACCAGATGCTCCATGAGCCAGCCTTTGATCAGCTCCGGACTAAGGAGCAACTCGGCTACATCGTTTTCAGTGGACCTCGAGCTTTCTCGACGACTTATGGCTTCCGCTTCCTCATCCAGAGCGAAATGACACCAGAGTTTCTTGACTCGCGTATCGAAGCCTTCCTCATGAGATATGTAGACACTCTGGAGAAGATGAGCGAGACAGAATTCGAGGGCCACAAGCGAAGTCTGATCGTCCGGCGTCTAGAGAAGCTCAGAAACCTGGACCAGGAGTCCACTCGTCATTGGAACCAGATCACAAACGAATACTATGACTTCGAGCTTG CCCATCGCGATGCCGCACAGATTAAGCTCCTGACCAAACCTGAGGTCATCGAGTTCTTCAACCAGCGCCTCAACCCTGCCTCCAGTCACAGGGCACGGTTATCAATTCATCTTCAGGCTCAAGCCAAGGCTGAAGGGGTCGACAAGCGACAGGAAGAGgctcagaagaaggccgacGAGGAGCCCTCCCCTGGAGATGCTGTAAAGACGGCCGAAGAAATCACTGATGTCAGGCTTTACAAGGCCGGCCTTACCGCAAGTTCAGGGGCCAGACCCGTCAAAGACATCAACGAGTATGAGGATACGGATGCAAAGTTGTAG
- a CDS encoding related to NADH2 dehydrogenase (ubiquinone) complex I 13K-A chain precursor, which yields MATSQLRAIGAFARGARLSRRAFTTSARQFDTAVSTKTNETAPAPVNENKPVEINQAPNRVDVWSRSQRPRSQAMTGPRFEQTDFDLQPQPKAAIEMIHKQPVTWTHERIVACNGGGGPEGHPRVFINTDKPEIAVCGYCGLPFAHEHHRTHLESLPETSYPLS from the exons ATGGCCACATCTCAATTGAGAGCAATTGGCGCCTTTGCGCGTGGTGCACGCCTCTCCCGGCGCGCCTTCACCACCTCCGCTCGGCAATTCGATACTGCTGTCTCTACCAAGACTAACGAGACTGCCCCCGCCCCGGTCAACGAGAACAAGCCCGTCGAGATCAATCAAGCTCCCAATCGTGTCGATGTCTGGTCCCGTAGCCAGAGACCACGTTCTCAGGCCATGACCGGCCCCCGATTCGAGCAGACCGACTTCGATCTCCAG CCTCAACCCAAAGCCGCCATTGAGATGATTCACAAGCAACCCGTTACATGGACGCACGAGCGCATTGTTGCCTGCAATGGCGGCGGTGGCCCTGAGGGTCATCCCAgagtcttcatcaacaccgacAAGCCCGAGATTGCTGTTTGTGGCTACTGCGGCCTACCTTTC GCCCACGAACACCACCGAACCCACCTCGAATCCCTCCCAGAAACTTCTTACCCTCTGTCATAA